The following coding sequences are from one Achromobacter sp. B7 window:
- a CDS encoding response regulator transcription factor — MKPVPVLLITHDDLLWQHWRALDSTRWLAARGRGLADLQRWREQGRTLAVLDTDVPRLPSWQDPSWGPALAGLHLVVASPSPNDEQGTQALGAGAHGYCHSYAPAAALSQALEVVLSGGIWMGRSLVARLLKLVTERAQDSHSWDNGLLTEREITVARYAASGQANAQIAEALGITERTVKAHLSAVFEKLGVSDRLQLALLVHGISAPADTRSKITS; from the coding sequence ATGAAACCCGTTCCCGTCTTGTTGATTACGCACGACGACCTGCTCTGGCAACACTGGCGCGCGTTGGATTCCACGCGCTGGCTGGCTGCCCGCGGGCGCGGCCTGGCCGACCTGCAACGCTGGCGAGAGCAAGGCCGCACGCTGGCCGTGCTGGATACCGACGTGCCGCGCTTGCCATCGTGGCAGGATCCCAGCTGGGGCCCTGCCCTGGCCGGCCTGCATCTGGTGGTCGCCAGCCCCAGCCCCAATGACGAGCAAGGCACGCAAGCGCTGGGCGCGGGCGCCCATGGCTATTGCCACAGCTACGCGCCCGCCGCCGCGCTGTCGCAAGCGCTGGAAGTGGTCTTGTCCGGTGGGATATGGATGGGCCGCTCTTTGGTGGCGCGTTTGCTAAAGCTGGTCACCGAGCGCGCCCAGGATTCGCATTCCTGGGACAACGGCCTGCTGACCGAGCGCGAGATCACCGTGGCGCGCTACGCCGCCAGCGGTCAGGCCAACGCGCAGATCGCCGAGGCCCTGGGCATCACCGAACGCACGGTCAAGGCGCATCTTTCCGCCGTCTTTGAAAAGCTGGGCGTGTCCGATCGCCTTCAACTTGCCCTGCTGGTGCACGGCATTTCGGCGCCGGCCGACACACGCAGCAAAATTACTTCCTGA
- the leuB gene encoding 3-isopropylmalate dehydrogenase yields MTHNIAVLPGDGIGPEIVEQAVRVLQALDVPFDIKQAPVGGAAFDQFEHPLPPATLKLAKESDAVLFGAVGDWKYDSLPREFRPEQAILGLRKALGLFANLRPAILYPELASASSLKPEIVSGLDILIIRELTGDIYFGTPRGARSSPDGSFAGEREGYDTMRYAESEVRRIARIGFESAQKRNKKLCSVDKANVLETSQFWRDIVIEVAREYPDVELSHMYVDNAAMQLVRNPRQFDVIVTGNLFGDILSDEAAMLTGSIGMLPSASLNAGGQGLYEPSHGSAPDIAGKGIANPLATILSAAMLLRYSLNLAPQADRIEAAVRRVLADGLRTADIFEAGATKVTTAAMGDAVLKALA; encoded by the coding sequence ATGACCCACAACATTGCAGTCTTGCCGGGTGACGGCATCGGACCGGAAATCGTCGAACAGGCCGTACGCGTGCTTCAAGCGCTGGACGTGCCGTTCGACATCAAGCAGGCGCCCGTTGGTGGCGCCGCGTTCGACCAGTTCGAACACCCGCTGCCCCCGGCCACGCTCAAGCTGGCCAAGGAATCCGACGCCGTGCTGTTCGGCGCCGTTGGCGACTGGAAGTACGACAGCCTGCCGCGCGAGTTCCGTCCGGAACAAGCCATTCTGGGCCTGCGCAAGGCGCTGGGCCTGTTTGCCAACCTGCGTCCGGCCATCCTGTACCCCGAGCTGGCCAGCGCATCGTCGCTCAAGCCCGAGATCGTGTCCGGCCTGGACATCCTGATCATTCGTGAACTGACGGGCGACATCTATTTCGGCACGCCGCGCGGCGCCCGTTCGTCGCCCGACGGCTCGTTTGCGGGCGAGCGCGAAGGCTACGACACCATGCGCTACGCCGAATCCGAAGTGCGCCGCATCGCGCGCATCGGCTTCGAGTCGGCGCAAAAGCGCAACAAGAAGCTGTGCAGCGTGGACAAGGCCAACGTGCTTGAAACCTCGCAGTTCTGGCGCGATATCGTCATTGAAGTGGCGCGCGAATATCCGGACGTAGAGTTGTCGCACATGTACGTCGACAATGCCGCGATGCAGTTGGTGCGCAACCCGCGCCAGTTCGACGTGATCGTTACGGGCAACCTGTTCGGCGACATCCTGTCGGACGAAGCGGCGATGCTGACGGGTTCGATCGGCATGTTGCCGTCGGCCTCTTTGAACGCCGGCGGCCAGGGCCTGTACGAACCCAGCCACGGTTCGGCCCCGGACATCGCGGGCAAGGGTATCGCCAACCCGTTGGCAACCATCTTGTCCGCCGCCATGTTGCTGCGCTATTCGCTGAACCTTGCACCGCAAGCCGACCGCATCGAAGCCGCCGTGCGCCGCGTGCTGGCCGACGGCCTGCGTACCGCCGACATCTTTGAAGCGGGCGCCACGAAGGTCACCACGGCCGCCATGGGCGACGCCGTGCTCAAAGCCTTGGCCTGA
- a CDS encoding HlyD family type I secretion periplasmic adaptor subunit — translation MLKNPGETRHGLLGTLWRKLRNVFVFFFDRLLDGTEKGKREKRSDYVGNAEWVIQESQARSSRVLLWVALLATFLLIVWAATGSIDEVVRGEGKVVPSRQVQIIQSLDGGIVEEILVRPGQEVQAGQTLLKIDSTRFASSLGENNAEYLSLLAKSARLQALATGEPFVAPEEVLKQAPGLAEMERNAWQARNTELNATINVAREQLKQRQEDLRETIAKRDQASASCALTSRELQVTRPLLKSGAVSEVDLLRLQRDVARYCGEQKGAEAQIDRFQASIKEAQSKLEESELNIRNQARSELSETNTKLSTLRQGKLALADRVKLAEVRAPLAGTIKTLFNNTVGGVVQPGKDIIEIVPKDDTLLLEVRIQPRDIGFLHADQKAEVKFTAYDFSIYGGLEGKVEQIGADTVTDEKGNSYYVVRVRTDRSTVGDKLLPIIPGMVAEVHILTGKRTVLQYLLKPILRAKANAFTER, via the coding sequence ATGCTGAAAAATCCTGGAGAGACCCGGCACGGCCTGCTGGGCACCCTGTGGCGCAAATTGCGCAACGTCTTCGTATTCTTCTTTGACCGGTTGCTGGACGGCACCGAAAAAGGCAAGCGGGAAAAGCGCTCGGACTATGTCGGCAATGCCGAATGGGTGATCCAGGAGTCGCAGGCCCGCAGCTCGCGCGTGCTGCTGTGGGTGGCGCTGCTGGCGACCTTCCTGCTGATCGTCTGGGCGGCCACCGGCAGCATCGACGAAGTGGTTCGCGGCGAAGGCAAGGTTGTGCCGTCGCGCCAAGTGCAGATCATCCAAAGCCTGGACGGCGGCATCGTCGAGGAAATCCTGGTCCGCCCGGGCCAGGAAGTCCAGGCCGGCCAGACCCTGCTGAAAATTGATTCCACGCGCTTTGCCTCTTCCCTGGGCGAGAACAACGCGGAATACCTGTCGCTGCTGGCCAAGTCCGCACGCTTGCAGGCCTTGGCCACCGGCGAACCTTTCGTGGCGCCGGAAGAAGTGCTGAAGCAGGCGCCCGGCCTGGCTGAAATGGAACGCAACGCCTGGCAAGCGCGCAACACCGAGCTGAACGCCACCATCAACGTGGCGCGCGAACAGCTCAAGCAACGCCAGGAAGACCTGCGCGAAACCATCGCCAAGCGCGATCAAGCCTCGGCCAGTTGCGCACTGACCTCGCGGGAATTGCAGGTGACCCGGCCGTTGCTCAAGAGCGGCGCCGTGTCCGAAGTGGACCTGCTGCGCCTGCAACGCGACGTGGCGCGGTATTGCGGCGAGCAAAAAGGCGCCGAGGCGCAGATTGACCGGTTCCAGGCGTCGATCAAGGAAGCGCAAAGCAAGCTGGAAGAGTCCGAGCTCAATATTCGCAACCAGGCCCGCAGCGAACTGTCCGAGACCAACACCAAGCTGTCGACCCTGCGCCAGGGCAAGCTGGCCCTGGCCGACCGCGTGAAGCTGGCCGAAGTGCGTGCGCCGCTGGCCGGCACCATCAAGACGCTGTTCAACAACACCGTCGGCGGCGTGGTGCAGCCGGGCAAGGACATTATCGAGATCGTGCCCAAGGACGACACGCTGCTGCTGGAAGTGCGCATCCAGCCGCGCGACATCGGTTTCCTGCATGCCGACCAGAAGGCGGAAGTGAAGTTCACCGCTTACGACTTCTCCATCTACGGCGGCCTGGAAGGCAAGGTCGAACAGATCGGCGCCGACACGGTCACCGACGAAAAAGGCAATTCCTATTACGTGGTGCGGGTCCGCACGGACCGCAGCACCGTGGGCGACAAACTATTGCCCATCATCCCCGGGATGGTGGCCGAGGTTCATATCCTGACGGGTAAACGCACCGTGTTGCAGTACCTGCTCAAACCGATTCTGCGTGCCAAGGCAAACGCCTTCACCGAACGTTAA
- the asd gene encoding aspartate-semialdehyde dehydrogenase codes for MNQAVGLVGWRGMVGSVLMQRMRDENDFALIEPVFFSTSNAGGAAPTWAEGAGPLQNAYDIDALKKLPIILTAQGGDYTSEVYPKLRGAGWNGIWIDAASTLRMAEDAIIVLDPVNRPVIDAALKRGVRNFIGGNCTVSCMLMGLAGLFNNDLVEWMTSMTYQAASGGGAQHMRELLTQFGEINQAVKPLLDDPASAILAIDRGVLAKQKDASLPHEHFGVPLGGNLIPWIDKDLGDGMSKEEWKAEVETNKILGRGAAFGTPATPIDGLCVRIGAMRCHSQALTIKLKRDVPLDEIEALIAQGTQWAKVVPNTKEATVSALTPVAVTGTLDIPVGRLRKLSMGSQYLGAFTVGDQLLWGAAEPLRRMLRIALAEA; via the coding sequence ATGAATCAAGCAGTAGGCCTTGTCGGCTGGCGCGGAATGGTCGGCTCGGTGCTCATGCAACGCATGCGCGACGAGAACGACTTCGCACTGATCGAACCGGTGTTCTTTTCCACCAGCAATGCTGGCGGCGCCGCGCCCACGTGGGCCGAAGGCGCGGGCCCGTTGCAAAATGCCTACGACATTGATGCTCTGAAAAAACTGCCGATTATTCTGACGGCTCAAGGCGGCGACTACACGTCCGAGGTTTATCCCAAGCTGCGCGGCGCGGGCTGGAACGGCATCTGGATTGATGCGGCCAGCACCTTGCGCATGGCAGAAGACGCCATCATCGTCCTGGACCCGGTCAACCGCCCGGTCATCGACGCGGCGCTCAAGCGCGGCGTGCGCAACTTCATCGGCGGCAACTGCACGGTCAGCTGCATGCTGATGGGCCTGGCCGGCCTGTTCAACAACGACCTGGTGGAATGGATGACGTCCATGACCTACCAGGCGGCGTCCGGCGGCGGCGCGCAGCACATGCGCGAACTGCTGACCCAATTCGGCGAGATCAACCAGGCCGTCAAGCCCTTGCTGGACGATCCGGCGTCGGCCATTCTGGCTATCGATCGTGGCGTGCTGGCCAAGCAGAAAGATGCGTCGCTGCCGCACGAACACTTTGGCGTTCCGCTGGGCGGCAACCTGATTCCCTGGATCGACAAGGATCTAGGCGACGGCATGTCCAAGGAAGAATGGAAGGCCGAAGTCGAGACCAACAAGATCCTGGGCCGCGGCGCCGCCTTCGGCACGCCCGCCACCCCGATCGACGGTCTGTGCGTGCGCATCGGCGCCATGCGCTGCCATAGCCAGGCCCTGACCATCAAGCTCAAGCGCGATGTGCCGCTGGACGAGATCGAAGCACTGATCGCGCAAGGCACGCAATGGGCCAAGGTGGTTCCCAACACCAAGGAAGCGACGGTTTCGGCGCTGACCCCGGTTGCCGTGACCGGCACGCTGGACATCCCGGTTGGCCGCCTGCGCAAGCTGTCGATGGGCTCGCAATACCTGGGCGCCTTCACGGTGGGCGACCAACTGCTGTGGGGCGCTGCCGAACCGCTGCGCCGCATGCTGCGCATCGCGCTGGCCGAAGCCTGA
- a CDS encoding type I secretion system permease/ATPase: MDKLSEKAARDWRADARAAHDDPLLDCLVEITRLHGVTATAQALSAGLPLEEHRLTPALLPRAAARAQLSARVVKRTLDSISPDLLPAILLLQGERACLLLKKEDGKYVVSHPELGGSSVEMTPEALAAQYTGLVCFVRPQFRFDARAPEVAKVRERHWFWAAIMENRRLYRDALVAALLINIFAMAMPLFTMNVYDRVVPNNAVETLWVLAIGITLVVIFNMVLSTARSHVVDSASKRVDVRLSAQIMERVLDLRLEGRPVSVGSFAANLRSFESIRDFIASATITTLVDLPFILLFLAALAWISPWMILPPLVAIVLILLVSLAAQARMEALTMASFQASSQRNATLVEALTGLEAVKTLNAQGSVQRNWERATEFIAQTGGKLKLISSSTVGFVQAIQQLVSIAVVIIGVYQAQESAMSMGGIIAASMIASRCLAPLGQVAGLLMQYQNARTSLGSIDNYMKLPIERPAEAEFLHRPVFHGGLEFRDVTFAYPGSTQPVLKKVSFKLKPGEKVGIIGRIGSGKTTLEKLALALYQPTEGAVLLDGVDVRQIDPADVRRAIGHVPQDPTLFYGSLKHNLAMGAPYADDASILAAANLAGVTDFANLHPNGFDMVIGERGESLSGGQRQSVAVARALINDPPILLLDEPSSNMDHQSEAQLRKRLGEASATKTILLVTHRTALLDLVDRLIVIDNGHIVADGPKEQVVEALRQGRVGRGS; encoded by the coding sequence ATGGACAAGTTATCTGAAAAGGCGGCGCGTGATTGGCGCGCCGACGCCCGAGCGGCGCATGACGACCCCTTGCTGGACTGCCTGGTTGAAATTACGCGCCTGCATGGCGTGACCGCCACGGCGCAGGCGCTGTCCGCCGGCCTGCCCCTGGAAGAACACCGCCTGACCCCTGCCCTGCTGCCGCGCGCCGCGGCGCGGGCCCAACTTTCCGCGCGCGTGGTCAAGCGCACGCTGGACAGCATTTCCCCCGACCTTCTGCCCGCCATCTTGCTGTTGCAAGGCGAACGCGCCTGCCTGCTGCTGAAAAAAGAAGACGGCAAATATGTGGTCAGCCATCCCGAGCTTGGCGGCAGTTCCGTCGAGATGACGCCCGAAGCCCTGGCCGCGCAATACACCGGCCTGGTCTGCTTCGTGCGTCCGCAATTCCGGTTCGACGCCCGCGCGCCCGAAGTGGCCAAAGTGCGCGAACGCCATTGGTTCTGGGCGGCCATCATGGAAAACCGGCGCCTGTACCGCGATGCGCTGGTCGCCGCGCTGCTGATCAATATCTTCGCCATGGCCATGCCCTTGTTCACCATGAACGTGTATGACCGCGTGGTGCCCAACAACGCCGTCGAAACGCTGTGGGTGCTGGCTATCGGCATCACGCTGGTGGTGATTTTCAACATGGTGCTGTCGACCGCCCGCTCTCATGTGGTGGACAGTGCAAGCAAGCGCGTCGACGTGCGCCTGTCCGCGCAGATCATGGAGCGCGTGCTGGACCTGCGGCTGGAAGGCCGCCCCGTGTCCGTCGGATCGTTCGCGGCCAACCTGCGGTCGTTCGAATCCATCCGCGACTTCATCGCGTCGGCCACCATCACCACGCTGGTCGACCTGCCCTTCATCCTGCTGTTCCTGGCCGCGCTGGCCTGGATATCGCCGTGGATGATCCTGCCGCCGCTGGTTGCCATCGTGCTGATTTTGCTGGTGTCGCTAGCCGCACAGGCACGCATGGAAGCGCTGACGATGGCCAGCTTCCAGGCCAGTTCGCAGCGCAACGCGACACTGGTCGAAGCGCTGACCGGCCTGGAGGCCGTCAAGACGCTGAACGCGCAAGGCTCGGTGCAACGCAACTGGGAACGCGCCACGGAATTCATCGCGCAGACAGGCGGCAAGCTCAAGCTGATTTCGTCGTCCACCGTCGGCTTTGTGCAAGCGATCCAGCAACTGGTGTCGATCGCCGTGGTGATCATCGGCGTGTACCAGGCCCAGGAATCGGCCATGTCCATGGGCGGCATCATCGCCGCGTCCATGATCGCCAGCCGCTGCCTGGCGCCGCTGGGCCAGGTTGCCGGGCTGTTGATGCAATACCAGAACGCCCGCACCTCGCTGGGTTCCATCGACAACTATATGAAGCTGCCGATTGAACGCCCGGCCGAAGCCGAATTCCTGCACCGCCCCGTGTTTCATGGCGGCCTGGAATTTCGCGACGTCACCTTCGCCTACCCCGGCAGCACGCAGCCGGTACTGAAGAAGGTGTCTTTCAAGCTCAAGCCCGGTGAAAAGGTCGGCATCATCGGCCGCATCGGCTCGGGCAAGACCACGCTGGAGAAGCTGGCGCTGGCGCTGTATCAGCCCACCGAAGGCGCTGTGCTGCTGGACGGGGTGGACGTGCGCCAGATCGACCCGGCCGACGTGCGCCGCGCCATCGGCCATGTGCCGCAAGACCCCACGCTGTTCTACGGCAGCCTGAAACACAACCTGGCCATGGGCGCGCCCTACGCCGACGACGCCAGCATCCTGGCCGCCGCCAACCTGGCCGGCGTGACGGACTTTGCCAACCTGCACCCCAACGGCTTCGACATGGTGATCGGCGAACGCGGCGAATCGCTGTCGGGCGGCCAACGCCAGTCCGTCGCCGTCGCCCGCGCGCTGATCAACGACCCGCCGATCCTGCTGCTGGATGAACCCAGCAGCAACATGGACCACCAGAGCGAAGCGCAGTTACGCAAGCGGCTGGGCGAGGCCAGCGCCACCAAGACGATCCTGCTGGTCACGCACCGCACCGCGCTGCTGGACCTGGTGGACCGCCTGATCGTGATCGATAACGGTCACATCGTTGCGGACGGCCCCAAGGAGCAAGTTGTCGAAGCACTGCGTCAAGGACGCGTTGGACGCGGGAGTTAA
- the leuD gene encoding 3-isopropylmalate dehydratase small subunit: protein MQAFTTHEGLVAPLDRENVDTDLIIPKQFLKSIQRTGFGPNLFDELRYLDHGEPGMDNSKRPLNPDFVLNQPRYQGASILLARKNFGCGSSREHAPWALTQYGFRAIIAPSYADIFFNNSFKNGLLPIVLSELEVARLFDEVKAFPNYKLQIDLDRQVVIAADGRAMGFDIEPFRKYCLLNGFDDIGLTLRHSDKIRAFEAERLARHPWLESRPIA from the coding sequence ATGCAAGCATTTACCACTCACGAAGGCCTGGTGGCTCCGCTCGACCGTGAAAACGTCGACACGGACCTCATCATTCCCAAGCAGTTCCTCAAGTCGATCCAGCGCACCGGTTTCGGCCCCAACCTGTTCGACGAGCTTCGCTACCTGGATCACGGCGAGCCCGGCATGGACAACAGCAAGCGTCCTCTGAACCCGGATTTTGTGCTGAACCAGCCCCGCTACCAAGGCGCCTCGATTCTGTTGGCGCGCAAGAACTTCGGCTGCGGCTCCAGTCGCGAGCACGCGCCCTGGGCGCTGACGCAGTACGGCTTTCGCGCGATCATCGCGCCGTCGTATGCCGACATCTTTTTCAACAACAGCTTCAAGAACGGCTTGCTGCCGATCGTGCTGTCTGAATTGGAAGTGGCCCGCCTGTTCGACGAAGTCAAGGCGTTCCCGAATTACAAGCTGCAAATCGACCTGGACCGCCAGGTCGTGATCGCCGCGGACGGCCGCGCGATGGGCTTCGATATCGAACCGTTCCGCAAGTACTGCCTGCTGAACGGCTTTGACGATATCGGCCTGACGCTGCGCCATTCCGACAAGATCCGCGCCTTTGAGGCCGAACGCCTGGCCCGCCACCCGTGGCTGGAAAGCCGTCCCATCGCCTGA
- the leuC gene encoding 3-isopropylmalate dehydratase large subunit yields the protein MAQTLYDKLWDAHIVHQESDGTCLLYIDRHLVHEVTSPQAFEGLAIAGRKPWRTGANLAVADHNVPTLNRAQGIDDPISRLQVDTLDANCEKYGITEFRMNDLRQGIVHVIGPEQGATLPGMTVVCGDSHTSTHGALGALAFGIGTSEVEHVLATQTLLMKKAKSMLIKVDGDLPFGCTAKDVVLHIIGIIGTAGGTGHAIEFAGSTIRALSVEGRMTVCNMAIEAGARSGMVAVDDKTVEYFRGRPFAPTGVVWDQAVKYWRTLHTDEGAKFDTVVEVNARDIKPQVTWGTSPEMVLPVDSRVPDPDREKDDVRRSGMERALQYMGLKPNTPLTDIRVDRVFIGSCTNSRIEDLRAAAAVARGKRVASNVRQAMVVPGSGLVKQQAEREGLDKIFIEAGFEWREPGCSMCLAMNADRLEPGERCASTSNRNFEGRQGQGGRTHLVSPAMAAAAAVAGHFVDVRTFR from the coding sequence ATGGCCCAAACCCTTTACGACAAACTCTGGGACGCCCACATCGTCCACCAGGAATCAGACGGCACCTGTCTGCTCTATATCGATCGCCATCTGGTGCACGAAGTCACCAGCCCGCAGGCCTTCGAAGGTCTGGCGATTGCCGGCCGCAAGCCCTGGCGCACCGGCGCCAACCTGGCGGTGGCCGACCACAACGTGCCGACGCTAAACCGCGCACAGGGCATTGACGACCCGATCTCGCGGCTGCAAGTGGACACGCTGGATGCCAACTGCGAGAAATACGGCATTACCGAATTCCGCATGAACGACTTGCGCCAAGGCATCGTGCACGTCATCGGCCCCGAGCAGGGCGCCACGTTGCCGGGCATGACCGTGGTCTGTGGCGATTCGCACACCAGCACCCACGGCGCGCTGGGCGCACTGGCATTCGGTATCGGCACGTCCGAGGTCGAGCACGTGCTGGCCACGCAGACGCTGCTGATGAAGAAAGCCAAAAGCATGCTGATCAAGGTCGACGGCGACTTGCCTTTTGGCTGTACGGCCAAAGACGTGGTGCTGCACATCATCGGCATCATCGGCACGGCCGGTGGCACGGGCCACGCGATTGAATTCGCCGGCAGCACCATCCGCGCCCTGTCCGTGGAAGGCCGCATGACCGTGTGCAACATGGCGATTGAAGCCGGCGCGCGCTCGGGCATGGTGGCGGTCGACGACAAGACCGTTGAATATTTCCGTGGCCGCCCCTTCGCGCCCACGGGCGTGGTGTGGGACCAGGCCGTCAAGTACTGGCGCACGCTGCACACCGACGAAGGCGCCAAGTTCGACACGGTGGTGGAAGTGAACGCGCGCGACATCAAGCCGCAGGTCACCTGGGGCACGTCGCCCGAAATGGTGTTGCCGGTTGATTCCCGCGTGCCGGACCCCGACCGCGAAAAAGACGATGTGCGCCGCAGCGGCATGGAACGCGCGTTGCAATACATGGGCTTAAAGCCCAACACGCCGCTGACCGACATCCGCGTGGATCGTGTGTTCATTGGATCGTGCACGAACTCGCGCATCGAAGACCTGCGCGCGGCTGCCGCCGTGGCACGCGGCAAGCGCGTGGCTTCCAATGTGCGTCAAGCCATGGTTGTGCCGGGCTCTGGCCTGGTCAAGCAACAAGCCGAACGCGAAGGGCTGGACAAGATTTTCATCGAAGCCGGTTTCGAATGGCGCGAACCGGGCTGTTCGATGTGCCTGGCCATGAACGCCGATCGCCTTGAACCGGGTGAACGTTGCGCGTCGACGTCGAACCGTAATTTCGAAGGCCGGCAAGGTCAGGGTGGCCGCACGCATCTGGTCAGCCCCGCGATGGCCGCCGCCGCCGCCGTGGCCGGCCACTTCGTCGACGTCCGCACGTTCCGTTAA
- a CDS encoding TolC family outer membrane protein — MASFLIKRTTSLFALAFVPAAFAQPTPPAAQGAPAATVSTVTLNQVVEQTLLSNPEIQAKYHDFQASLEGQSVARAAFFPQINAQGYVGREYRSNVPDVGSQRWSRPGYNVELRQLIFDGFRTSNDVKQAGFDKLARFYDVLATSDSTAFAAVQAYIDLQRYRDMELLARQNYSLHEETLKQIGERTESGVGRRVDLEQAGGRLSLAQTNLMTETANLLDVQQRFQRVTGAFPPEAMQPPPDIAAKLPVKPGDFNESLRRNPSFLSKQAGLQAAQAGVASSKGAFSPKFEFVASSGRDQNDPTPETRDIQSSSVQVVMSYNLYRGGADSARVRQTAAQSYAARDIRDYTCRNVQQDLAVAWNNITSLSQKLPFLRDHEVATTKVRDAYRQQFQIGQRSLLDLLDTENELFESRRALTNGLYDLKLAQYRWLALSHALLPALSLQPARNEMPEENGKLEVTDEVIKLCNSTVPDSARLAPVRVQYNEGTLPPTLVPLNAPTAKP; from the coding sequence ATGGCTTCGTTTTTGATCAAACGCACGACTTCGCTTTTCGCCTTGGCTTTTGTTCCCGCCGCTTTTGCCCAGCCCACCCCGCCCGCCGCTCAAGGCGCGCCGGCCGCCACCGTATCCACGGTGACGCTGAATCAGGTTGTTGAGCAGACGCTGTTGAGCAACCCGGAAATCCAGGCCAAGTATCACGACTTCCAGGCGTCGCTGGAAGGTCAGTCGGTTGCACGCGCCGCCTTCTTCCCGCAAATCAATGCTCAGGGCTATGTAGGCCGCGAATATCGCAGCAACGTGCCGGACGTGGGATCGCAACGCTGGAGCCGCCCGGGCTACAACGTTGAGCTGCGCCAGTTGATTTTTGACGGCTTCCGCACCAGCAACGACGTCAAACAGGCCGGCTTCGACAAGCTGGCGCGCTTCTATGACGTATTGGCCACCAGCGACAGCACCGCGTTCGCCGCCGTGCAGGCGTATATCGACTTGCAACGCTACCGCGACATGGAACTGCTGGCCCGCCAGAACTATTCGCTGCACGAAGAAACGCTGAAGCAGATCGGCGAACGCACCGAATCCGGCGTGGGCCGCCGCGTTGACCTGGAACAGGCAGGCGGCCGCCTGTCGCTGGCCCAGACCAACCTGATGACCGAAACCGCCAACCTGCTTGACGTGCAGCAGCGCTTTCAGCGCGTGACCGGCGCTTTCCCGCCCGAAGCCATGCAGCCGCCGCCCGACATCGCCGCCAAGCTGCCCGTCAAGCCGGGCGACTTCAACGAGTCGCTGCGCCGCAACCCCAGCTTCCTGTCCAAGCAAGCCGGGTTGCAAGCCGCGCAAGCCGGCGTGGCCTCGTCCAAGGGCGCTTTCTCGCCCAAGTTTGAATTCGTGGCGTCCTCGGGCCGTGACCAGAACGACCCCACGCCGGAAACGCGCGACATCCAAAGCTCCAGCGTGCAAGTTGTGATGAGCTACAACCTGTACCGCGGCGGCGCGGATTCGGCCCGCGTGCGTCAAACCGCCGCGCAGTCGTACGCCGCGCGCGACATCCGCGACTACACCTGCCGCAACGTGCAGCAGGACCTGGCCGTGGCCTGGAACAACATCACCAGCCTGAGCCAGAAGCTGCCGTTCCTGCGCGACCACGAAGTGGCCACGACCAAGGTACGTGACGCATATCGACAACAGTTCCAGATTGGTCAGCGCTCGCTGCTGGACTTGCTTGACACTGAAAACGAACTGTTCGAGTCGCGCCGCGCATTGACCAACGGCTTGTATGACCTCAAGCTTGCGCAGTACCGCTGGCTGGCGCTGTCACATGCGCTGTTGCCCGCGCTGTCGCTGCAACCCGCGCGCAACGAGATGCCCGAGGAAAACGGCAAACTGGAGGTAACCGACGAAGTGATCAAGCTTTGCAATTCGACGGTCCCCGACTCTGCCCGCCTGGCTCCCGTGCGCGTTCAATACAACGAAGGCACGCTGCCGCCCACGCTCGTGCCGCTGAACGCACCCACCGCCAAGCCTTGA